A genome region from Raphanus sativus cultivar WK10039 unplaced genomic scaffold, ASM80110v3 Scaffold4540, whole genome shotgun sequence includes the following:
- the LOC130507450 gene encoding transport inhibitor response 1-like protein, with protein sequence MSEDEEDQSPPPSDLRSQQQQQRPPCSPNKSRNCISSSSQTFPDHVLENVLENVLQFLESRTDRNAASLVCKLWWKVEGLTRSEVFIGNCYALSPTRLTQRFKRVRSLLLKGKPRFADFNLMPPDWGANFAPWVSTMAKAYPWLEKVDLKRIFVSDDDLALLAHSFPGFKELILVCCEGFGTSGIAVVANKCRKLKVLDLIESEVTDDEVDWISCFPEDVTCLESLAFDCVEAPINFKALEALVIRSPFLRKLRLNRFVSLEEVHRLLLGAPQLTSLGTGSFKHDNQSEQEQEPDYAAAFRACKSVVCLSGFRELMPEYLPAILPVCANLTSLNFSYANISPDMFKPIIHTCHKLQVFWALDSICDEGLQAVAATCKELRELRIFPFDPREDSEGPVSELGLQAISEGCRKLESVLYFCQRMTNAALIAMSHNCPELTVFRLCIMGRHRPDHVTGKAMDEGFGAIVKNCKKLTRLAVSGLLTDQAFRYMGEYGKLIRTLSVAFAGDSDMALRHVLEGCPRLQKLEIRDSPFGDVALRSGMHRYYNMRFVWMSACSLSMGCCKDVARAMPNLVVEVIGSDDDDENREFVETLYMYRSLDGPRKDAPQFVTIL encoded by the exons ATgagtgaggatgaagaagaccAATCTCCACCACCGTCGGATCTACGGtcgcaacaacaacaacaacgaccaCCTTGCTCGCCCAACAAATCTCGGAACtgcatctcctcctcctctcagaCTTTCCCAGACCACGTCCTGGAGAACGTGCTGGAGAACGTGCTACAGTTCCTGGAATCAAGAACCGACCGAAACGCAGCGTCTCTGGTCTGCAAATTGTGGTGGAAAGTGGAGGGTCTGACTCGATCGGAGGTTTTCATAGGCAACTGTTACGCGCTTTCTCCGACCAGGTTAACTCAGAGATTCAAGCGTGTTAGGTCTCTGCTCCTCAAAGGGAAACCTAGGTTCGCTGATTTCAATCTCATGCCTCCTGATTGGGGTGCTAACTTCGCTCCTTGGGTCTCCACCATGGCTAAAGCTTACCCTTGGCTCGAGAAGGTCGATTTGAAGCGGATCTTTGTTTCTGATGACGATCTTGCCCTTCTTGCTCACTCCTTCCCTGGTTTCAAAGAGCTCATCTTGGTTTGCTGCGAAGGGTTTGGAACCAGTGGTATCGCTGTCGTTGCCAACAAGTGCAG AAAGCTTAAAGTGCTTGATCTGATCGAGTCAGAGGTCACAGACGATGAAGTGGATTGGATTTCTTGTTTCCCAGAGGATGTCACTTGTTTGGAATCTTTAGCATTTGACTGTGTGGAAGCTCCTATCAATTTCAAGGCCCTTGAAGCTCTTGTTATTAGGTCACCTTTCTTGAGGAAACTTAGGCTCAACAGGTTTGTGTCTCTAGAGGAAGTCCACCGCCTGCTACTCGGAGCTCCCCAGCTCACCAGTCTTGGCACTGGCTCCTTTAAACATGATAATCAGTCCGAGCAAGAGCAAGAACCCGATTACGCCGCTGCTTTCCGTGCTTGTAAATCTGTAGTTTGCCTTTCGGGTTTCAGGGAGTTAATGCCTGAGTACCTTCCTGCTATCTTACCCGTCTGCGCAAATCTTACCTCTCTCAATTTCAGTTATGCTAACATTTCTCCTGACATGTTTAAGCCCATCATCCACACTTGCCACAAACTCCAGGTTTTCTGG GCTCTGGATTCGATATGTGATGAAGGACTGCAGGCAGTTGCTGCGACTTGCAAGGAACTCCGTGAGCTCCGGATCTTCCCTTTTGATCCCCGAGAAGACAGTGAAGGTCCTGTCTCTGAACTAGGCCTCCAAGCAATCTCCGAGGGTTGTAGAAAACTTGAATCTGTTCTCTACTTCTGCCAGCGCATGACTAATGCTGCCCTGATAGCCATGTCACATAACTGTCCTGAGCTTACGGTGTTTAGGCTCTGCATAATGGGTCGACATAGGCCTGACCATGTGACAGGAAAGGCTATGGACGAGGGTTTTGGTGCCATTGTTAAAAACTGCAAGAAACTAACTCGGCTCGCCGTGTCCGGGTTGCTTACGGATCAAGCTTTTAGGTATATGGGTGAGTATGGGAAACTGATCCGTACTCTGTCAGTAGCTTTTGCAGGGGACAGTGACATGGCTCTGAGACATGTCCTCGAAGGTTGCCCTAGACTACAGAAACTCGAGATAAGAGACAGTCCGTTTGGGGATGTTGCGTTACGCTCTGGTATGCATCGGTATTACAACATGAGGTTTGTTTGGATGTCGGCATGCAGCTTGTCTATGGGATGCTGCAAGGATGTTGCACGTGCAATGCCAAATCTAGTTGTGGAAGTAATTGGTtcggatgatgatgatgagaataGGGAGTTTGTTGAGACTTTATACATGTATCGGTCTCTTGATGGTCCAAGGAAAGATGCACCACAGTTTGTCACAATTTTATAG